A region from the Vicia villosa cultivar HV-30 ecotype Madison, WI linkage group LG3, Vvil1.0, whole genome shotgun sequence genome encodes:
- the LOC131656088 gene encoding glucan endo-1,3-beta-glucosidase 2-like isoform X1 — MFMHFLLLLLFAVPVFNVAADEEPFIGVNIGTDLSDMPHPTQVVALLKAQQIRHVRLYNADQAMLTALSKSGVQVVISVPNEELLAIGQSNSTAANWVSRNVLAYYPSTNITSICVGSEVLTTLPNAAKLLVNALKYIHSALVASKLDSKIKVSTPLPSTIILDSFPPSQAFFNTSMNQVLIPMLDFLQSTQSYLMLNVDPYYDYMESNGAIPLENALFKPIPPNKESIDSNTLLHYTNVFDAVVDAAYFAMSYLNFTNIPVVVTETGWPSKGGSNEPDATLDNANAYNSNLIRHVLNKTGTPKRPGISVSTYIYELYNEDTKAGALSEKNWGLFDSNAVPVYVLQLTGSGAVLANDTSKETYCIAKDGADPKMLQAGIDWACGPGKVDCSPLLQGKPCYEPDSVVAHANYVFDSYYHQMGKSSESCDFKGMATISTSDPSHGSCIFSRSFGRNGIFSNAPAPSPNSSESSACELGARSFIIMIGLVIWGVVLL, encoded by the exons ATGTTTATGCattttcttcttctgcttctttttGCAGTGCCAGTGTTCAATGTTGCAGCCGATGAAG AACCATTCATTGGAGTCAACATTGGCACAGATCTTTCAGACATGCCTCACCCTACTCAAGTAGTTGCATTGCTCAAAGCTCAACAAATTCGACATGTTCGGCTTTATAACGCCGACCAAGCTATGCTAACCGCGTTATCAAAATCAGGAGTTCAAGTTGTTATCTCTGTTCCAAATGAAGAACTCTTAGCAATTGGTCAATCGAATTCCACAGCTGCGAATTGGGTTTCTCGCAATGTGTTGGCATATTATCCATCCACAAATATCACATCAATTTGTGTTGGTTCTGAGGTTTTAACCACACTCCCAAATGCAGCAAAGCTCTTAGTCAATGCACTTAAGTACATTCATTCAGCCCTTGTCGCGTCGAAACTCGATTCCAAAATCAAAGTTTCTACGCCGCTTCCTTCTACCATCATACTTGATTCATTTCCACCTTCACAGGCCTTTTTCAACACCTCAATGAATCAAGTCTTGATTCCAATGCTTGATTTCTTGCAATCCACTCAATCTTATCTCATGCTTAACGTTGATCCTTACTATGATTACATGGAATCAAATGGCGCAATCCCTTTGGAGAATGCGCTCTTTAAGCCAATTCCACCAAACAAAGAATCTATTGATTCCAACACACTTCTCCACTACACCAACGTGTTTGACGCTGTCGTCGATGCAGCTTATTTCGCGATGTCATATCTGAATTTCACCAACATTCCTGTGGTAGTAACGGAAACCGGTTGGCCTTCGAAAGGTGGTTCTAATGAGCCTGATGCAACACTAGACAATGCTAATGCTTACAACAGCAACTTGATCaggcatgttttaaacaaaaccggAACACCGAAACGTCCTGGAATTAGCGTCAGCACTTACATCTATGAGCTCTACAATGAGGACACAAAGGCAGGAGCTTTGTCAGAGAAAAACTGGGGACTATTTGATTCAAATGCTGTGCCTGTTTATGTTTTGCAATTGACAGGTTCAGGAGCAGTTTTGGCAAATGATACAAGTAAAGAAACCTATTGCATTGCTAAAGATGGTGCTGATCCAAAGATGTTGCAGGCTGGAATAGATTGGGCTTGTGGACCTGGAAAAGTGGATTGTTCTCCATTGTTGCAGGGAAAACCATGTTATGAACCTGATAGTGTTGTTGCTCATGCTAACTATGTTTTTGATAGTTATTATCATCAAATGGGAAAGTCTAGTGAGTCTTGTGATTTCAAGGGCATGGCTACTATCTCCACTTCTGATCCAA GTCATGGTTCTTGTATATTTTCAAGAAG TTTTGGAAGAAATGGTATCTTCTCTAATGCTCCTGCACCATCACCAAATTCCTCAGAATCTTCTGCATGTGAGTTGGGAGCTAGAAGCTTTATAATCATGATTGGACTTGTAATATGGGGAGTGGTTTTGCTATAA
- the LOC131656088 gene encoding glucan endo-1,3-beta-glucosidase 2-like isoform X2: MFMHFLLLLLFAVPVFNVAADEEPFIGVNIGTDLSDMPHPTQVVALLKAQQIRHVRLYNADQAMLTALSKSGVQVVISVPNEELLAIGQSNSTAANWVSRNVLAYYPSTNITSICVGSEVLTTLPNAAKLLVNALKYIHSALVASKLDSKIKVSTPLPSTIILDSFPPSQAFFNTSMNQVLIPMLDFLQSTQSYLMLNVDPYYDYMESNGAIPLENALFKPIPPNKESIDSNTLLHYTNVFDAVVDAAYFAMSYLNFTNIPVVVTETGWPSKGGSNEPDATLDNANAYNSNLIRHVLNKTGTPKRPGISVSTYIYELYNEDTKAGALSEKNWGLFDSNAVPVYVLQLTGSGAVLANDTSKETYCIAKDGADPKMLQAGIDWACGPGKVDCSPLLQGKPCYEPDSVVAHANYVFDSYYHQMGKSSESCDFKGMATISTSDPILEEMVSSLMLLHHHQIPQNLLHVSWELEAL, translated from the exons ATGTTTATGCattttcttcttctgcttctttttGCAGTGCCAGTGTTCAATGTTGCAGCCGATGAAG AACCATTCATTGGAGTCAACATTGGCACAGATCTTTCAGACATGCCTCACCCTACTCAAGTAGTTGCATTGCTCAAAGCTCAACAAATTCGACATGTTCGGCTTTATAACGCCGACCAAGCTATGCTAACCGCGTTATCAAAATCAGGAGTTCAAGTTGTTATCTCTGTTCCAAATGAAGAACTCTTAGCAATTGGTCAATCGAATTCCACAGCTGCGAATTGGGTTTCTCGCAATGTGTTGGCATATTATCCATCCACAAATATCACATCAATTTGTGTTGGTTCTGAGGTTTTAACCACACTCCCAAATGCAGCAAAGCTCTTAGTCAATGCACTTAAGTACATTCATTCAGCCCTTGTCGCGTCGAAACTCGATTCCAAAATCAAAGTTTCTACGCCGCTTCCTTCTACCATCATACTTGATTCATTTCCACCTTCACAGGCCTTTTTCAACACCTCAATGAATCAAGTCTTGATTCCAATGCTTGATTTCTTGCAATCCACTCAATCTTATCTCATGCTTAACGTTGATCCTTACTATGATTACATGGAATCAAATGGCGCAATCCCTTTGGAGAATGCGCTCTTTAAGCCAATTCCACCAAACAAAGAATCTATTGATTCCAACACACTTCTCCACTACACCAACGTGTTTGACGCTGTCGTCGATGCAGCTTATTTCGCGATGTCATATCTGAATTTCACCAACATTCCTGTGGTAGTAACGGAAACCGGTTGGCCTTCGAAAGGTGGTTCTAATGAGCCTGATGCAACACTAGACAATGCTAATGCTTACAACAGCAACTTGATCaggcatgttttaaacaaaaccggAACACCGAAACGTCCTGGAATTAGCGTCAGCACTTACATCTATGAGCTCTACAATGAGGACACAAAGGCAGGAGCTTTGTCAGAGAAAAACTGGGGACTATTTGATTCAAATGCTGTGCCTGTTTATGTTTTGCAATTGACAGGTTCAGGAGCAGTTTTGGCAAATGATACAAGTAAAGAAACCTATTGCATTGCTAAAGATGGTGCTGATCCAAAGATGTTGCAGGCTGGAATAGATTGGGCTTGTGGACCTGGAAAAGTGGATTGTTCTCCATTGTTGCAGGGAAAACCATGTTATGAACCTGATAGTGTTGTTGCTCATGCTAACTATGTTTTTGATAGTTATTATCATCAAATGGGAAAGTCTAGTGAGTCTTGTGATTTCAAGGGCATGGCTACTATCTCCACTTCTGATCCAA TTTTGGAAGAAATGGTATCTTCTCTAATGCTCCTGCACCATCACCAAATTCCTCAGAATCTTCTGCATGTGAGTTGGGAGCTAGAAGCTTTATAA
- the LOC131658312 gene encoding uncharacterized protein LOC131658312, whose amino-acid sequence MSRPIEPLKEINNSKDLWKIAVRCKHLWSVTSSSNKEHMEMVLVDSKRDMIQAVVPAYLLSKFKSEIETGNSYIMQNFKVGKNDFAFKSTNHTYKLVFCGSIYVKKEEFPDIPHNYLNIIGLNSIVEGRFQSNVLVDLIGGITDISQTQVNGDNSKNRIVFSIVYASKTVIQCTLWGQLAVQLYDYYKNNKQASDIVIVLINARVKEAQEVKNLKERLGVDLPLLSSSSVQVEATQNSFYFDYDKFVWKAEIMSLSEITNLQHETTCVTVATLDKFDAGQMGWYYDDCVECTRSVTAKDGKLKCFKEHISPEPVPRYKLNITTVDGSSKAKFVFWDTDCVKLIGKSALQMKMDLTQSGDYDPLEFPYELDSILKNELAIRAVYHPKNGRLSVIGFKTDEDVRTRICICRNDLTIENSGLIPCKRLINDAVEDNDSVQQSSTKMAKDIKEEK is encoded by the exons ATGTCTCGCCCAATTGAGCCATTGAAAGAAATCAATAATTCCAAAGATTTGTGGAAGATCGCAGTTAGATGCAAGCATCTATGGTCTGTCacaagttcttcaaacaaagaacacatggagatGGTTTTGGTTGATTCTAAG CGTGATATGATTCAAGCTGTTGTCCCTGCTTATTtgctttcgaaattcaaatctgaAATTGAAACAGGAAACTCTTATATCATGCAAAATTTTAAAGTTGGGAAGAATGATTTTGCTTTTAAGTCGACAAATCATACATACAAATTGGTTTTTTGTGGGTCAATTTATGTTAAGAAAGAAGAATTTCCTGACATCCCTCATAACTACCTTAACATTATTGGTTTAAATTCCATAGTTGAAGGAAGGTTTCAATcaaatgttttggttg atttgattggaggaaTCACTGATATCTCTCAAACCCAAGTTAACGGTGACAACAGCAAGAACAGAATAGTTTTTTCAATTGTATATGCTAGCAAAACAGTTATACAATGTACTCTTTGGGGGCAACTTGCAGTTCAGCTATATgactattataaaaataataagcaAGCCTCTGATATTGTCATTGTGCTAATAAATGCAAGGGTTAAAGAGGCTCAAG AAGTCAAGAATCTAAAAGAAAG ACTTGGTGTTGATTTGCCTTTGTTATCATCTTCAAGTGTACAAGTTGAGGCAACGCAAAACTCATTTTATTTTGACTATGACAAATTTGTTTGGAAGGCTGAAATAATGAGTCTCTCTGAGATAACAAATCTGCAACAT GAAACAACCTGTGTTACCGTTGCTACCCTCGATAAGTTTGATGCTGGACAGATGGGATGGTACTATGATGACTGTGTGGAATGCACAAGGAGTGTGACTGCCAAGGATGGAAAGCTGAAGTGTTTTAAGGAGCATATTAGCCCAGAACCTGTGCCACG GTATAAGCTTAATATAACAACTGTTGACGGTAGTTCGAAGGCAAAGTTCGTCTTTTGGGACACAGACTGCGTGAAGTTAATTGGGAAGTCTGCTCTTCAAATGAAAATGGATTTAACACAG TCTGGTGATTACGATCCACTTGAATTCCCTTACGAACTTGACTCAATATTGAAAAATGAATTGGCAATTAGAGCTGTTTATCATCCTAAAAATGGACGACTTTCGGTCATTGGCTTCAAAACTGATGAAGATGTCC GAACCCGTATCTGCATCTGCAGAAATGACCTGACCATTGAAAATTCAGGACTCATTCCATGTAAGAGACTTATAAATGATGCAGTAGAAGATAATGATAGTGTACAACAATCATCAACCAAGATGGCCAAAGATATTAAAGAGGAGAAATAG